In Oncorhynchus masou masou isolate Uvic2021 chromosome 31, UVic_Omas_1.1, whole genome shotgun sequence, the sequence GAGGGTTAGGgattctttgttgtttttttgttatgTGCCATCATGTGTTTATGTAATGAATGATGAAGAAACCCAGGAAGTTTAACCCTTGATCTGCTAATGGGTATCTCAATAAACCAAATCCTAAACAAGAAAAGCAGAGTCCTCCAGTGTCCCCTGTTTTGGCTATAGTGCATGTGCATACCCAGTGCTCATGTAGACTCAGTACAcatttctctttcttctctgtcCTCGCTTCTCTTTCCACAGTGGCTGCGGGACCCGGGCCCTCGTAACGAGAAGCGCACATTGTTCTGTGACATGGTGTGCTTCCTATTAATCACGCCCCTGGCAGCCATCTCTGGCTGGCTGTGTCTGAGGGGAGCCCAAGATCACCTGCACTTCAACAGCAGACTGGAGGCCTTGGGCCTCATCGCCCTCACCATCGCCCTTTTCACAATCTACGTCCTCTGGACTCTGGTGagtaggcacagatctaggatcagctgccctccccaaatcctaaccttaacttTGTTTATAGCTTGGATGAACACAAATATTCTCCAgtctatcctcttctctacccttctctcctgCAGGTATCATTCCGCTACCACTGTCAGCTCTACTCTGAGTGGAGACGAACCCATCAGAAAGTACGCCTCCTCCTTCCCGATGCCAAGGGGCGGCATTCTAACCAGCATTCCTTGCTCTCCACCAAGCTGCTGAAAAAAACAGCAGACGAGACTATAGTATGAGGTCAAAGGTGGGAAGATTTGAAGTTGGTGTTCTTTGGGTGCTGGAGGTTCTCAATGAAAAAGCACGTCTCCAACCAGAGCCCAAGCTCTTTTTCTATTTAAATCCTTTCTAACTATGTGTGTCATCATCGTCAGCACTTCTTTTTTATTTTGTCGTCTGAGCCTCTGATGGTGTTTTTTTTTGTGATCTGGTAAAGAAACCAATATTTTAGAGACCAGTGATTACCGTGCAGTATGGTGTTTCGGAAGGTTTGGAAAAGGGCAGTTGATTGGATGGGTCTCCGCTGTGCGCTGCAAAGGGACAACATAGGATTCATTGGACAGATGCTCAGTGGAGATGGCTGCTGAAGCTTTAAGACCAAACCCTCTAGTTTTTAAGTGGACAATTCCCACTTTCTCCTCCCTAATTTCCTTCACAGCCGTCTCTAAAAGTGTAGTATGGATCGTTGACGCTGATCTACGGCGATCCATCCAGCGGTTGGTTCCCTAACCACTGAGTGTAGAAGTAAGAAGCTTAAAGCTTTCATTCCTGTTTACCAGCCAAAGGCTATTAGACTGGGGGGATTATAGATGCTTATGACATTGCTACGCAAGCCAGTTGACTCCCTTCAATTCAGCTCCATCTGTTTTCCTCCTTGGTGTGAGCAGGAATTTTGTTCATAAAGATGGAGATTGTGCAATAAAACACTGGACACGGTTTCCTCTCACAGTACGTGATGAGACTGGCACCAACATGCACAATTTTGCATGCATGTActgttcatttttttatttttggtatttttgggggggggaattGTACGAGAGGTTGGTTGAGCTCCCATTAATCTGGTGTTACAAGTTAGTATGTTGAACTGGGTTTCCTCCCTAGAGTATAGAGGTCTCTCATACTATTAGCACCACATAGAGTGAGCTGATCTAGGTAGGTAGGTCTACACGCCACTGATGGGAGAGAAAAGAAACTTTATGGAAATGTATATTCCACCAACATGAAGTTCAAACTTTTTGTGGTTGACGGAGAGTAAGTCTTACCTTTCCAGGACAATGTTAGAGTAGCGCAGGTCAAGATCACTCTTCAATAGCTAGTACATTGCTCTCCTACGACGATAGACCAATGAAATGCTTTTAaatattatgtgttttttttgtgtagtCATAACATTTGCGAGGAATCACATGCAGCAAGAGCATAGATTGGTTAATTGATGTTACTTCATGTTTTATAGCAGTTGCATTCCCCTTCTGATATGCAGGcgaccagactgatgtcttgtcTCAGACGTCTACAGATGTCAACTGTACCTTGACAGTAGAACCTAGTGTGTGGAGCAAGACCAGTGTAGGCACTGTTCTCACCCATCTACCACAGCTTTAAAATGCATGAGTTGACCTCTGGACAAGAGAtatatgcaaaaacacagatttaTAGGGCTGGCCATGTTACTATCACCTGTTTGGATCTTTTcatgaatatacagttgaagtcagaagtttacatacacttaggttggagtcattaaaactattttttttcaaccactccacaaatttcttgttaacaacctatagatttggcaagtcatttaggacatctactttgtgcatgacacaaggaatttttccagcagttgtttacagacagattttttcacatataattcactgtatcacaattccagtgggtcagaagtttacatacactaagttgactatgcctttaaacagcttggaaaattccagaaaattatgtcatggctttagaagcttctgacaggctaattgacttcatttgagtcaattggaggtgtacctgtggatgtatttcaaggcctaccttcaaactcagtgcctctttacttgggaaaatcaaaagaaatcagccaagacctcaaaaaaaaaaatatctagacctccacaagtctggttcattcttgggagcaatttccaaacgcctgaaggtaccacgttcatctgtacaaacaaaagtacaacaccatgggaccacgcagccgtcattccGGTCAGGAAatagacgcgttctgtctcctagagattaacgtactttggtgcgaaaagtgcaaatcattcccagaacaacagcaaatgaccttgtgaagatgctggaggaaacgggtacaaaagtatctatgtccacagtaagacgagtcctatttcgacataacctgaaaggtcgctcagcaaggaacaagtcactgctccaaaaccgccataaaaaagccagactacggttttcaactgcacatgggaacaaagatcgtactctttggagaaatgtcctctggtctgatgaaacaaaaatagaactgtttggtcataatgaccatcattatgtttggaggaaagcggggaaggcttgcaagccgaagaacaccatcccaaccatgaagcacgggagtggcagcatcatgttgtgggggtgctttgctgcaggaggaacaggtgcagttcacaaaatagatggcatcatgatgatggaaaattatatggatatattgatgcaacatcCCAAGACATTAATCAGGAAGTTATagcttggtcttccaaatggacaatgaccgcaagcatacttccaaagttgtggcaaaatggtttaaggacaacaaagtcaaggtattggagtggccatcacaaagccctgacctcaatcctgtagaaaatttgtggacagaattgaaaaagtgtgtgctagcaaggaggcctacaaacctgactcaattacactagctctgtcaggaggaatgggccaacattcacccaacttattgtgggaagcttgtagaaggctactcaaaatgtttgatccaagttaaacaatttaaaggcaatgctaccaattactaattgagtgtatgtgaccttctgacccactgggaatgtgatgaaataaataaaagctgaataaatcattctctgtattattttgacatttcacattcttagaaTAAAGGGGtgaacctaactgacctaagacagggattttttactagaattaaatgtcaggaattgtgaaaaactgagttcaaatgtatttggctaaggtgtatgtaaacctccgacttcaactgtgtgtgtgtgtttggtttgagTTCCTCTTTGTTCAGTTGATATATTTTACTTTCTTCCTTGTACACTGTATGGTCGCTTCAGAACCCCCTTTGTTTTAGCCCAGCTTCATTTCTGCatatttgtgtgtatatatatatattgttaatcATAGTGTTGTCCATGGTTGAACGTAAAAGTATTGACCCTGAATGTTAACTGGCCTGAATAAGGAGAGAGACTGAATGCAAATAGCCTCAGTAGAAATCTCAAATTATGGTCCACAGAAGCCAAAAACCTAGGCCTAGATTTGACGCTAATTTATTTCTATGATAGTAGTTTTTGTTATAATCCCTTCATGGTAATCATACTCCTGTGTATTGCTTATTTTGTAGGTGCAGGTTCAACTCTTCCAGTACCTGTAGGCTTCATGCATAGGTTTGACTGAGGGTTTATCACCTGAAGGGCTTTGCAGTGGGACAGCTAAGCTGTATAAGTGTTATGCAGCTGTGAGAAT encodes:
- the LOC135524570 gene encoding E3 ubiquitin-protein ligase MARCHF2-like — protein: MTTGDCCHLPGSLCDCTGNTGLSKSVEESDNCRAQYVTQVTAKDGRLLSTVIKPLSTQSDGPICRICHEGANGEGLLSPCNCTGTLGTVHKSCLERWLSSSNTSYCELCHTEFTIERRPKPLTEWLRDPGPRNEKRTLFCDMVCFLLITPLAAISGWLCLRGAQDHLHFNSRLEALGLIALTIALFTIYVLWTLVSFRYHCQLYSEWRRTHQKVRLLLPDAKGRHSNQHSLLSTKLLKKTADETIV